A region of the Silene latifolia isolate original U9 population chromosome 9, ASM4854445v1, whole genome shotgun sequence genome:
tatatatatatatatatatatatatatatatatatatatatatatatataaaaagagaCTCAAGTACAAAAAAGGCCTAAACCTTTCCAAAGATTAAAGAAAATTCAAGCGCCCTAGCCAATCTAACTCTTGTGTGTTCAACTTCCTCTTATCCCGTTCTTTTATCCTCCTCTTCATATCATCATTGATCAACAATGCGGTACGACTAGGCCTCAGGACCAACTGCTCTATACGACTCTTGCTTCTCTGCTTCCACACATGATACATAGCACTCAACACCATAGCATTCTTTACTTTCCTCTGCGTTTTCAGGCCAGTGTTATGAATGCACCAGTGCAGGACATCAGAATCAGGAAGTTTTAAGCCAGAAATTTTCATCAGTTCTTGTATTACCCGTCTACTAAAGGCACATTCAAAAAATAAATGTTCTTGTGTCTCTTCTGCCTGCCCACATAAGAAACACATTCCATCCACATTCATCCCAAATCCTTTCAATCTACTATTAGTATGCAGGGATTTATGAGCTATAAGCCATCCCATGAACCTGTGTTTAGGTAGATTCCAACTGTCCCAAATTGCATTATGCCAGTCTACCTTAGTCCTTGCTCCTCTAAGCCATTCATAGCAACCAACCGGAGTGTAACCAGTATGCTGCACCTGCCAttagggcagagtacggatcggatatttgatccaaagtgctagttcggatcggatatccatattaaaaatcctgaaattagatatccaaaccaaatgtttcggatatccaatgttcgggtatccaaaataatcggatcggatgcggatatccatcggatatccatacttttgaagttactttaaaattaagtttgaaacacgattatattcatagtcttacatgatgattttctttagtattcttattccaatgttctcgacataaaatttaagtaccacctcgatatttctctaatattttaaacattactTAAGTtattgtatcaaataaaattttattttctcgaaattatactagaaaactatagtttcagatcggatcggatatccaaatgttttaattctaatatccatatccaaaccaaaaccaaacatttcggatcagatatccaaaccaaacttaactttcggatcggatatccaaacattcggatcggatacggatcggatatcggatcagtttggataatcggattttttgctctgcCATACCCCTTGACTGTAGCCATTGGCAATCACCTGCTTCACCTTGCAAATCCTCCTCCACACCCAGCTGGAGTTGCTAGTAGCTGTGTACTCCTGCCAAGAACTCCTCTTTAAATAATTCGCATTCACCCATTGGACCCATAACGAGTCCTTCTTAGTTGCAATCCAATCCACAAGTCTACCAACCATAGCAATATTCCACAATTCCTGATTCTTTAGCCCCAATCCGCCTTCCTGCTTTGGCCTACATATAGTATCCCAGGCTACTAAAGGACTTCGTCTATACTCAGCACTGCCATCCCATAAAAAATTCCTGCATGTAGCTTCTATTCTTTGTATGACTCCTTTAGGGAGAACAAACAAACAAGCCCAATAGGAGTGTAAAGAATTCAAGACATGCTGAACCAAAGTGAGCCTACCTGCATAGGAGAACTTTCTGGCACCATAACTATGCATTCTGTTACAAATTTAATCCACCAAGCACTCACAGTCCTTCTTCTTTAATCTCGTAGTCTGGATAGGCATCCCTAGATGCCTGAATGGTAGCTTGCCTTCTTTGAACCCAGACACACTCAGGAAATCACTTTTGAGCTCTTCATTCACTCCATTAAAGTATGCATTAGACTTACTAGCACTCACTTTAAGTCCAGAAGTTTTTGAGAAGGTTGAGAAAGATTTCAGAAGGAGCATCATAGACACAGCATCCCCATTACTGAACATCAAaacatcatctgcaaacataatATTTGTAATCTTCAACTCTTTGCATAAGGGGTGATACTTGAACTGGTATTTAGACGCAGCATACTTCAGCATTCGAGTCAAATAATCCATACACAGGAgactaattaaaatgaaccc
Encoded here:
- the LOC141602035 gene encoding uncharacterized protein LOC141602035; this encodes MDYLTRMLKYAASKYQFKYHPLCKELKITNIMFADDVLMFSNGDAVSMMLLLKSFSTFSKTSGLKVSASKSNAYFNGVNEELKSDFLSVSGFKEGKLPFRHLGMPIQTTRLKKKDCRLTLVQHVLNSLHSYWACLFVLPKGVIQRIEATCRNFLWDGSAEYRRSPLVAWDTICRPKQEGGLGLKNQELWNIAMVGRLVDWIATKKDSLWVQWVNANYLKRSSWQEYTATSNSSWVWRRICKVKQVIANGYSQGVQHTGYTPVGCYEWLRGARTKVDWHNAIWDSWNLPKHRFMGWLIAHKSLHTNSRLKGFGMNVDGMCFLCGQAEETQEHLFFECAFSRRVIQELMKISGLKLPDSDVLHWCIHNTGLKTQRKVKNAMVLSAMYHVWKQRSKSRIEQLVLRPSRTALLINDDMKRRIKERDKRKLNTQELDWLGRLNFL